GTGCCAGATAGGAAAGTGTCTGTATATCGTAAGCACCGTTCACGGCCAGCATCGCGGTGCCGCATGACAGAACCACAAAATTGAATGGTTGCAGAACCGCGCGAATTTCCGCCTTTTGCCAGTCGCGTACCGCGTTCCACATCATCATCAGCGCGCCCGACAAGGAAGCGGCACCACCAAAAATCCCCGATATGAACCCAACCAGCGCGTCGGCCACCGGCATTGAACGGGTCACCCGCGGCAGTGATCTCTGGGCGAGAAAAAATAAACCATAGACGATAGAGATCACGCCAATGACAAGCTTCAGGATGCTGGCATCAAGATAGGACAGGCTGGCAACACCAATAGGTACACCGCAGATACCTGGTAGAAGAAACCATAACAGGCGTCGGGGGTTGGCGCGGATCGCCTTGCGTACCACCCAGACACCCTGCGCGCCAGTGGTAATGGATACCGCCAGAGTAATTGCAACGGCTTGCACTGGCGGCATGATATGAAGCCAGAAACCAAGTGCAAACAGGGCGGTGCCAAATCCGGCCAGCCCATTTACAAAACCGCCACAAGCCGCCCCAAGTGCGAGAAACAGATAAAAGCTGGAGATCATGTTGGCTTGACCGGCTTTTTGCTACGCTGGAAACGTCGTCCGCTTATCACCGCATCCTGACCAAGTTTGCGCGTCACCTTATCAAGCGCATCTTCAAGCCGGTCAGCCCGTTTATCATCCATTTCAAACTTATCAAACAGATCAGCATCAGGCGCATTATCGCCAAATTGATCAACCCCAACGCCAAGCAGACGATAGGCACGGTTGGGTGCGACTTCGGCTTTGACAAGATCACGCGATATGGCGAACAGTATATGCGCCTTATTGGTGCTGGTTTGCATGGTTTTGCTTCGCGTCAATATCTGGTGATTGGCACGTTTTAATTTTATTGTCAGGCGTGAGCCACGAATATTATTGGCTTTCAGGCGGGTCGATACTTTCAGGCATAGGGCTTCTAGTTCGGCTTCCAGGTCGTCAAAGCTAGACAGGTTTTTATTGAAGGTGGTTTCGCTTGAAATACTTTTGGCGGCGGCATTGGGCGCAACCGGACGCGGGTCAATGCCGCGGGCAAGTTCCTGAATCTGGCCAGCTTGCTTGCCAAGAACGATACGAAGTGCCTGCATATCTGCAGTGGCGAGATCGCCGCATGTATAAAAGCCGGCGGCATTCAACCGTGCGATGGCGGCTTTCCCCAAGCCATAGAGAACGCCAAGATCCTGTCCAGCCAGCCAGTCATCAACATGATCCATGCCGATGATGAATAGTCCGTCAGGTTTGTCGCGATCGGAAGCCATTTTTGCCAGCGACTTTGTACCACTCAATCCAATCGATACGGTGATGCCGATTTGATCGCGGATTTCACTTTGCAGGCGTACCAGCGCTTCGACCGGACTGCACCGATGCACGGCACGGGTGCCGCTAAGGTCAAGAAAGGCTTCGTCAATCGAGACAGGTTGTACCAATGGTGTCAGGGTAAACATCTTGTCACGTATCTGGCGGCTGACGGCAACGTAATGATTCATCCGGGGACGGATAATCACCGCATCAGGACATTTTTTGATAGCGCGCCATGTTGGCATCGCAGAATGGACACCAGCCTTGCGGGCCATATAGCAGGCCGCCGCAACAACGCCGCGTTCGCGGCCACCGACAATGACGGGCCGGTCTCGGAGTTCAGGATTGTCGCGCTTTTCCACAGACGCATAAAAGGCGTCACAATCAATATGGGCGATGTTCAGGTCGAACATTTCGGGATGGCTTCTTATGTCGTGCCCATGGCATGACGGGCAGGTTTGCGGTGCAACATCGTCACCAATGAAGCCGGTCTGCCCGCATGTACGGCATAGCATAGCGAATGATGAAGATGTCGAAATTGAAGGCGCCATGATAGAAGTGTAGCTGTCACGCCATTTGCGCGCTATGGTAAAATGGCACTTGAAGCCGAGATACCAATCAATGGTTTTCTTATGAATGCTTGCTAGGGTGCTTGAAAGATGGTGCTTAAAATACCACTTACGATCAGGTGATTTTGGTTCTGGAGACCGTTATGTCGAAGATGCAGCCTTTTGTATGGGATGATCCGTTTTTGCTGGAAAGCCAGCTTGAAGAAGACGAGAGATTAATCCGCGATTCCGCCGCCGCTTTTGCGGCTGAGCATCTTTTGCCGCGTGTTGAAAACGCATATATGAACGAGACTGTCGCGCCCGAGTTATTTGGCCTGATGGGGCAAACGGGCCTTTTGGGTGTTACGGTACCTGAACAATATGGTGGCATTGGTGCTAGTTATGTTGCCTATGGGCTTGTCGCCCGTGAAGTGGAGCGCATCGATTCAGGCTATCGTTCGATGATGTCGGTACAATCATCGCTGGTGATGTTTCCGATCTATGAATATGGATCAGAAGAACAACGGCTGAAATATCTGCCAAAACTGGCCAGTGGTGACTTTATTGGGTGCTTTGGCTTGACCGAACCAGATGCCGGATCGGATCCGGCGGCGATGAAAACACGGGCTGAAAAAACCAGTGATGGTTATCGGATTACAGGTTCGAAAATGTGGATTTCGAACGCGCCTATCGCCGATGTGTTTGTTGTCTGGGCGAAGTCGGACGCGCATGATGGCAAGATTAAAGGGTTCATTCTGGAAAAAGGCATGGCTGGTCTGACAGCACCCAAAATTGGCGGCAAGCTGTCTTTGCGCGCATCGGTGACTGGTGAAATTGTTATGGATGCGGTTGAGGTAGGCGAAGATGCGATTTTGCCCAACGTCGAGGGGTTAAAGGGGCCATTTGGTTGTCTTAATCGCGCCAGGTATGGCATTAGCTGGGGCGTTATGGGTGCCGCCGAAGATTGCTGGCATCGCGCGCGCCAATATGGTCTTGATCGTAAACAGTTTGATCGTCCACTGGCACAGACTCAATTGTTCCAGAAAAAGCTGGCCGATATGCAAACCGAAATTGCCTTGGGATTACAAGGGTCACTGCGCCTTGGACGGTTGATGGATGAAGGCCGCTTTGCGCCAGAAATTATTTCGATCATGAAGCGTAACAATTGTGGCAAGGCTCTGGATATTGCACGCGCGTCACGTGATATGCATGGGGGTAACGGTATTCAGATCGGGTATCATATCATGCGCCATGCGCAGAATCTAGAAACGGTGAATACCTATGAAGGCACGCATGATGTGCATGCGCTTATCCTTGGGCGGGCGCAGACTGGACTGCAAGCGTTTTTCTAGGTTGGGTTTTGGGGCTGTGCGTTTGGGCCTGATAGAATTATTGTAAATGCCTATCAAAATGCGTCCTGATAGTGTCCAGCATCTGGGGTGTGTCGGCATCCATAAATGCCGCTATATCAGGCCAATCAATCCGGCTGATTGAGCTGGCATGATCCTTTATGATTGGGCGAGCTCCTTCGTCGCCTTGCAATGCGGCCAATAATTCGAAAAATGCGTTGCCAAAGATCACCGGGTTACGGCGCTGACCTTTGCAGAATGGTAAGGTGATGGTGTTATCGGCTGCGGGGTTGGTTTTATGTGCCGCGCATAATTCGTTGATCAATATCGGTGGTATCAATGGCATATCACCAAGTGCGATCAATACATCATCAGTGTCTTTGGCCATGGCCTTTAGCCCTGCCTTTATCGAACTAGCCTGACCATATGTATAATCGGGGTTTCGGACAATTGTTACTGGCAGGCCGTCTAGCGCATCAATCACCGAATTGGCCTTATGGCCTGTTACCACAATGACTTCATCAAATTGGGTCTGGCAAATATTTTTCACGCTATGCCGGATTAGTGGTGTGCCGCCAAGCGGTGCCAGCAATTTGGTCCCTGCCTGCATACGTCTGGACAAGCCAGCAGCCAGAATGATGGCGGTGATCTTGCGTCCGATCATCTGCCATTCCGTGTGGCGATCAATTCGGCCAGAATTGATATGGCAATATCTGCCGGATGTCTGGAGCCGATATCCAGCCCCGCGGGGGCGTGAATGCGGGTAATGCTGTTGGCATCGCATCCTGCCGCCAGTAATCGCGTGACGCGTTTTTCATGTGTGCGCCGACTGCCAAGGGCGGCGATATAAAACATATCACTGGCCAGCGCCGGGATCAGCGCATCATCGTCAATTTTCGGATCATGCGTCAGCGTTATCATCGCTGTCTGGGCATCCAGCGTCATCGTCTGCAATGCGGTTTCCGGCCATTCGGTGATGATGTTACAATCGATAAAACGGGCTTCATTGGCAAAGCGGCTGCGCGGATCTATCAGCGTTACATCAAGGCCGATACGGCGCGCCATAGGAACCAGATGCTGGGCAATATGAACGCCGCCAACAACGATCAGGCGCGGGGCGGGCGGCTGGATAAAAATGAAATGCGTGTCGTTATATATCTGCGATTGCGTTATATCGGCAGGTATCGACATAGCGGCTTCACTTTTGCCGGTGCTGGCGTTGAGGGCAAAGCGAACCGTCTTGCGGGCGCGGCTTTGCGCGGCGGCGCGGGAGAGGGTGTTGGCATCAATCCCCTGATCACCAACCGGGCATAGCAGAACAGCAATCGACCCACCACAAGATAGGCCAATATCCCAAGCGGTTTCATCAGTCACGCCAAAATCAAGACGTGTGCCAGTGCCGCCAAGCTGTGCGGCCGATGCGGCGTCGATAACGGCCGCTTCGACACAACCGCCCGATACCGAACCTTCGATATGTTTATCATCACGTATCAGCATGATAGACCCCGCCTGACGTGGTGATGACCCCCATGTCTGCATCACAAAAGCTATGGCAAGTTTATGCCCTGCCTGTCGCCAGTCATCGGCCAGTTCAAGCAAGTAATTGACGTCATGTGCCATTTGGATGTTCCATAGGGGTTTCTGTTCAGTGTAAATGTATTAAGGTGCTAGGATAACGCACTTTACCAAGTCAGTTCAGTATTATTTGGCAGATAATGACTATATCACTCAGTTCGATATGGCTGGGGTCTATTTAGCAGGAAGCAGGCATGGAACTTAAAGATACATATGACATTCCGGTACCGGTTGAGACTGTATGGGCAGCCTTGAATGATACCGAAATTCTGGCAGCGACAATTCCGGGATGCCAAGAGCTGACCCGTGATAGCGACACCGCCCTGTCAGCCAAGGTAAAATTGAAAATTGGTCCGGTTTCGGCACTTTTCAGCGGTAATGTGACCTTGTCTGATCTGCAACCGCCGCATGCCTATACGATTTCGGGAAAAGGTAGTGGCGGGGTTGCTGGCGGTGCCACCGGATCGGCCAAGGTGACGCTGAGCCCGATTGATGATGGTGCGGGGACGCGGCTGTCCTATGACGTGACGGCGGCTGTCACCGGCAAGATCGCCCAGCTTGGCGCACGGCTGATTGATTCAACATCGAAAAAGCTGGCTGGGCAGTTTTTTGCCGCCTTTGCCAAGCATTTTGAAGCCGAAAGCCAGGATGAATCCAGCATTACATAGTCTGCTAGAATTACATGTTCTTTAAGATATCCCAGCAGATCGGCGAATCTGTTTATGGCCGATTTCATGGGGTCGCCCGCGATTGGAATTGGTACGATAGTTATTATAAATGCCCAATTTGATATGTCTGACTATGGACGTAGATAGGGTGAACACAGTATCATGCGTTTGAAACATTATTGCGATCAAACATAGGCCGTTGCCTGTGGGTGTCTGGGCTCTAGCTATATGACTTGGCCTTGGAGCTGGGTTGTGCATAGGGTGAGATAAAGCAGAATGAGTTTACTGGTTGCAGATATCGGCGGCACGAATGTGCGCTTTGGCGTGGCTGCCGATGCCACCGCGCCGCTGGCGCATGTGCGGATCATGACATGTGCATCATACCCGACCTTTGCCGATGCGATTGCCGCGTTTCTGGGGCCGCTTGATATTACGATAAGCTATCTTTCGGTTGCTGTTGCCGGGCCGGTGAATGACGATCTTGTTGATGTGACGAATAATCACTGGGCGTTTGACAAGGGGGCATTGATGCAGGCGCTTGGCGTTGACGGCATTCTGGTGATCAATGACTTTACCGCACAGGCGCTTGCGCAAAGTGATCCAACGGCAAATGGCAATGTACAGATTTGTGCAGG
This window of the Candidatus Puniceispirillum marinum IMCC1322 genome carries:
- a CDS encoding sulfite exporter TauE/SafE family protein produces the protein MISSFYLFLALGAACGGFVNGLAGFGTALFALGFWLHIMPPVQAVAITLAVSITTGAQGVWVVRKAIRANPRRLLWFLLPGICGVPIGVASLSYLDASILKLVIGVISIVYGLFFLAQRSLPRVTRSMPVADALVGFISGIFGGAASLSGALMMMWNAVRDWQKAEIRAVLQPFNFVVLSCGTAMLAVNGAYDIQTLSYLALAIPVALISAQLGIALFRRMQSDAFRRLLIVMMLISGCVLVIRNLA
- a CDS encoding DNA polymerase IV, producing the protein MAPSISTSSSFAMLCRTCGQTGFIGDDVAPQTCPSCHGHDIRSHPEMFDLNIAHIDCDAFYASVEKRDNPELRDRPVIVGGRERGVVAAACYMARKAGVHSAMPTWRAIKKCPDAVIIRPRMNHYVAVSRQIRDKMFTLTPLVQPVSIDEAFLDLSGTRAVHRCSPVEALVRLQSEIRDQIGITVSIGLSGTKSLAKMASDRDKPDGLFIIGMDHVDDWLAGQDLGVLYGLGKAAIARLNAAGFYTCGDLATADMQALRIVLGKQAGQIQELARGIDPRPVAPNAAAKSISSETTFNKNLSSFDDLEAELEALCLKVSTRLKANNIRGSRLTIKLKRANHQILTRSKTMQTSTNKAHILFAISRDLVKAEVAPNRAYRLLGVGVDQFGDNAPDADLFDKFEMDDKRADRLEDALDKVTRKLGQDAVISGRRFQRSKKPVKPT
- a CDS encoding acyl-CoA dehydrogenase, which encodes MQPFVWDDPFLLESQLEEDERLIRDSAAAFAAEHLLPRVENAYMNETVAPELFGLMGQTGLLGVTVPEQYGGIGASYVAYGLVAREVERIDSGYRSMMSVQSSLVMFPIYEYGSEEQRLKYLPKLASGDFIGCFGLTEPDAGSDPAAMKTRAEKTSDGYRITGSKMWISNAPIADVFVVWAKSDAHDGKIKGFILEKGMAGLTAPKIGGKLSLRASVTGEIVMDAVEVGEDAILPNVEGLKGPFGCLNRARYGISWGVMGAAEDCWHRARQYGLDRKQFDRPLAQTQLFQKKLADMQTEIALGLQGSLRLGRLMDEGRFAPEIISIMKRNNCGKALDIARASRDMHGGNGIQIGYHIMRHAQNLETVNTYEGTHDVHALILGRAQTGLQAFF
- a CDS encoding nucleotidyltransferase family protein produces the protein MIGRKITAIILAAGLSRRMQAGTKLLAPLGGTPLIRHSVKNICQTQFDEVIVVTGHKANSVIDALDGLPVTIVRNPDYTYGQASSIKAGLKAMAKDTDDVLIALGDMPLIPPILINELCAAHKTNPAADNTITLPFCKGQRRNPVIFGNAFFELLAALQGDEGARPIIKDHASSISRIDWPDIAAFMDADTPQMLDTIRTHFDRHLQ
- a CDS encoding XdhC family protein, with the protein product MAHDVNYLLELADDWRQAGHKLAIAFVMQTWGSSPRQAGSIMLIRDDKHIEGSVSGGCVEAAVIDAASAAQLGGTGTRLDFGVTDETAWDIGLSCGGSIAVLLCPVGDQGIDANTLSRAAAQSRARKTVRFALNASTGKSEAAMSIPADITQSQIYNDTHFIFIQPPAPRLIVVGGVHIAQHLVPMARRIGLDVTLIDPRSRFANEARFIDCNIITEWPETALQTMTLDAQTAMITLTHDPKIDDDALIPALASDMFYIAALGSRRTHEKRVTRLLAAGCDANSITRIHAPAGLDIGSRHPADIAISILAELIATRNGR
- a CDS encoding CoxG family protein; the encoded protein is MELKDTYDIPVPVETVWAALNDTEILAATIPGCQELTRDSDTALSAKVKLKIGPVSALFSGNVTLSDLQPPHAYTISGKGSGGVAGGATGSAKVTLSPIDDGAGTRLSYDVTAAVTGKIAQLGARLIDSTSKKLAGQFFAAFAKHFEAESQDESSIT